A portion of the Micromonospora tarapacensis genome contains these proteins:
- the carA gene encoding glutamine-hydrolyzing carbamoyl-phosphate synthase small subunit, with protein sequence MTRRAGAILVLEDGRTFHGEAYGSVGETFGEAVFNTGMTGYQETLTDPSYHRQVVVQTAPHIGNTGVNTADDESRRIWVAGYVVRDPARVSSNWRATGGLEDRLATEGVVGISGVDTRALTRHLRERGAMRVGISSVDDDQRALLARVRQAPQMLGADLSAEVTTAEPYVVPAEGERRFTVAALDLGIKRNVPRRLAARGVTTHVLPADSTIEQLLATGADAVFFSPGPGDPATAAAPVALAREVLRRQVPLFGICFGSQILGRALGFGTYKLGYGHRGINQPVLDRATGKVEVTSHNHGFAVAWPGGEQEPGAADGPGLVVPDRVIETEFGGVQVSHVCLNDNVVEGLRARDVPAFTVQYHPEAAAGPHDADYLFDRFAELIEGRTHSEGRTNA encoded by the coding sequence ATGACGAGGCGCGCAGGGGCGATCCTGGTCCTGGAGGACGGGCGCACGTTCCACGGCGAGGCGTACGGCAGCGTCGGGGAGACCTTCGGCGAGGCGGTCTTCAACACCGGCATGACCGGTTACCAGGAGACGCTGACCGACCCGTCGTACCACCGCCAGGTGGTGGTGCAGACCGCCCCGCACATCGGCAACACCGGCGTGAACACCGCCGACGACGAGTCGCGGCGGATCTGGGTGGCCGGCTACGTGGTGCGCGACCCGGCCCGGGTCAGCTCGAACTGGCGGGCCACCGGCGGGCTGGAGGACCGGCTCGCCACCGAGGGCGTGGTCGGCATCAGCGGGGTGGACACCCGGGCGTTGACCCGCCACCTGCGTGAACGCGGCGCGATGCGGGTCGGCATCTCCAGCGTCGACGACGACCAGCGGGCGCTGCTGGCCCGGGTCCGCCAGGCGCCGCAGATGCTGGGCGCGGACCTCTCCGCCGAGGTGACCACCGCGGAGCCGTACGTGGTCCCCGCCGAGGGCGAGCGCCGGTTCACGGTCGCCGCGCTGGATCTGGGGATCAAGCGCAACGTGCCGCGCCGACTCGCCGCCCGCGGCGTGACCACCCACGTGCTGCCGGCCGACTCGACCATCGAGCAGCTGCTGGCCACCGGCGCCGACGCGGTGTTCTTCTCGCCGGGGCCGGGCGACCCGGCCACCGCCGCCGCCCCGGTCGCGCTGGCCCGGGAGGTGCTGCGCCGCCAGGTGCCGCTGTTCGGCATCTGCTTCGGCAGCCAGATTCTCGGCCGGGCGCTCGGCTTCGGCACGTACAAGCTCGGCTACGGCCACCGGGGCATCAACCAGCCGGTCCTCGACCGGGCCACCGGCAAGGTGGAGGTGACCAGCCACAACCACGGCTTCGCCGTCGCCTGGCCGGGCGGCGAACAGGAGCCCGGCGCGGCCGATGGGCCCGGCCTGGTCGTGCCCGACCGGGTGATCGAGACCGAGTTCGGTGGCGTCCAGGTCTCGCACGTCTGCCTCAACGACAACGTGGTCGAGGGGCTGCGGGCGCGCGACGTGCCCGCCTTCACCGTCCAGTACCACCCGGAGGCGGCGGCCGGGCCGCACGACGCGGACTACCTCTTCGACCGCTTCGCCGAGCTGATCGAGGGCCGGACCCACAGCGAGGGGCGCACGAATGCCTAG
- the pyrR gene encoding bifunctional pyr operon transcriptional regulator/uracil phosphoribosyltransferase PyrR, with amino-acid sequence MAYPPAARSSPPRQPSVKVILTSADLQRVVDRIAHQILEKTQGAADTVLLGIPTRGAPLARRLATRITAFEGISVPVGVLDITLYRDDLRRNATRAVGPTQLPADGIDGMRVILVDDVLFSGRTVRAALDALGDLGRPASVQLAVLVDRGHRQLPIRADYVGKNIPTALAESVKVTLAETDGADEVRLYGEDPA; translated from the coding sequence GTGGCCTACCCACCGGCTGCCCGGTCGTCGCCCCCGCGACAACCCTCGGTGAAGGTGATCCTGACCAGCGCCGACCTGCAACGCGTCGTCGACCGGATCGCCCATCAGATCCTCGAGAAGACCCAGGGCGCGGCGGACACCGTGCTGCTCGGCATCCCCACCCGTGGCGCGCCCCTGGCCCGCCGGCTCGCCACCCGGATCACCGCCTTCGAGGGAATCTCCGTGCCGGTCGGCGTGCTCGACATCACCCTCTACCGCGACGACCTGCGTCGCAACGCCACCCGGGCGGTCGGGCCCACCCAGCTGCCCGCCGACGGCATCGACGGCATGCGGGTGATCCTCGTCGACGACGTGCTCTTCTCCGGCCGTACGGTCCGGGCGGCCCTCGACGCGCTCGGCGACCTCGGGCGACCGGCGTCGGTGCAACTCGCCGTGCTGGTCGACCGCGGCCACCGGCAGTTGCCGATCCGCGCCGACTACGTCGGCAAGAACATCCCGACCGCGCTCGCCGAGAGCGTGAAGGTGACGCTGGCCGAGACCGACGGCGCGGACGAGGTCCGGCTCTACGGGGAGGATCCCGCGTGA
- a CDS encoding dihydroorotase, with protein MNSYLIRNVSVLGAAPTDLLIRDGVVAETGPGLTAPDASVVDADGLVALPGLVDLHTHLREPGREDAETVETGSRAAALGGYTAVCAMANTSPVADTAGVVEQVWRLGREAGLVDVQPIGAVTVALAGEHLAELGAMADSAARVRIFSDDGHCVADPRLMRRALEYVKAFGGIIAQHAEEPRLTEGAQMHEGEVSTRLGLTGWPAVAEEAIIARDVLLAEHVGSRLHVCHVSTAGSVEVLRQAKARGVRVTAEVTPHHLLLTDARAETYDPVYKVNPPLRTATDLAALRTALVDGVIDVIATDHAPHAVEDKECEWAYARPGMLGLETALSIALDVLGPEWDLIAERMSRTPARIAGLTEHGHDPAAGAPANLTLVDPAARRTIEPAELASRSRNTPYARMTLPGRIVATFLRGAATVLDGKAVK; from the coding sequence GTGAACTCGTACCTGATCAGGAACGTCAGCGTGCTCGGCGCCGCGCCGACCGACCTGCTGATCCGCGACGGCGTCGTCGCCGAGACCGGCCCGGGGCTAACCGCGCCGGACGCGAGCGTGGTCGACGCCGACGGCCTGGTAGCCCTGCCCGGCCTGGTCGACCTGCACACCCACCTGCGCGAGCCCGGCCGGGAGGACGCCGAGACCGTCGAGACCGGTTCCCGGGCGGCGGCGCTGGGCGGCTACACCGCGGTCTGCGCGATGGCGAACACCTCGCCGGTGGCCGACACCGCCGGCGTGGTCGAGCAGGTCTGGCGGCTCGGCCGGGAGGCCGGGCTGGTCGACGTGCAGCCGATCGGCGCGGTCACCGTCGCCCTGGCCGGCGAGCACCTCGCCGAGTTGGGCGCGATGGCCGACTCCGCGGCCCGGGTGCGGATCTTCTCCGACGACGGGCACTGCGTCGCCGACCCACGGCTGATGCGCCGGGCGCTGGAGTACGTGAAGGCGTTCGGCGGGATCATCGCCCAGCACGCCGAGGAGCCCCGACTCACCGAGGGCGCGCAGATGCACGAGGGCGAGGTCTCCACCCGGCTGGGCCTGACCGGCTGGCCGGCGGTGGCCGAGGAGGCGATCATCGCCCGGGACGTGCTGCTGGCCGAGCACGTGGGCAGCCGGCTGCACGTCTGCCACGTCTCCACCGCCGGCAGCGTCGAGGTGCTGCGCCAGGCCAAGGCCCGGGGCGTGCGCGTCACCGCCGAGGTGACCCCGCACCATCTGCTGCTCACCGACGCCCGCGCCGAGACCTACGACCCGGTGTACAAGGTCAACCCGCCGCTGCGCACCGCCACCGATCTCGCCGCCCTGCGCACCGCGCTGGTCGACGGGGTGATCGACGTCATTGCCACCGATCACGCCCCGCACGCGGTGGAGGACAAGGAGTGCGAGTGGGCGTACGCCCGGCCGGGCATGCTCGGGTTGGAGACGGCGCTGTCGATCGCGCTGGACGTGCTCGGCCCCGAGTGGGATCTGATCGCCGAGCGGATGTCGCGCACCCCGGCCCGGATCGCCGGGCTGACCGAACACGGCCACGATCCGGCTGCCGGGGCACCGGCCAACCTCACCCTGGTCGACCCGGCGGCCCGCCGCACGATCGAGCCGGCGGAGTTGGCCAGCCGCAGCCGCAACACCCCGTACGCCCGGATGACGCTGCCGGGTCGCATCGTGGCGACCTTCCTGCGTGGCGCGGCGACGGTCCTGGACGGAAAGGCTGTCAAATAA
- a CDS encoding aspartate carbamoyltransferase catalytic subunit has protein sequence MIRHLLSGADLDADTAIQILDTAAEMAAVAGREVKKLPALRGRTVVNLFYEDSTRTRISFEAAAKRLSADVINFSAKGSSVTKGESLKDTALTLQAMGADAVVVRHPASGAPHRLADWVDGSVVNAGDGTHEHPTQALLDAYTMRSRLGRLAGLSVTVVGDVLHSRVARSNVLLLSTLGAKVTLVGPPTLIPVDIAAALAPDTGVCYDLDTVLPSSDVVMMLRVQRERMNDSYFPSAREYARRYGLDGPRMRRLPEHAIVMHPGPMNRGMEITPEVADSPRSTIVEQVTNGVSVRMAVLYLLLGGNNR, from the coding sequence GTGATCAGACACCTGCTCTCCGGCGCCGACCTCGACGCCGACACCGCCATCCAGATCCTGGACACCGCCGCCGAGATGGCCGCGGTGGCCGGCCGCGAGGTCAAGAAGCTGCCCGCGTTGCGGGGCCGGACCGTGGTCAACCTGTTCTACGAGGACTCCACCCGCACCCGGATCTCGTTCGAGGCGGCGGCCAAGCGGCTCAGTGCCGATGTGATCAACTTTTCGGCGAAGGGATCCAGCGTCACCAAGGGTGAGAGCCTGAAGGACACCGCGCTGACCCTGCAGGCGATGGGGGCCGACGCGGTGGTCGTGCGGCACCCCGCCTCCGGCGCACCGCACCGGCTCGCCGACTGGGTCGACGGGTCGGTGGTCAACGCCGGCGACGGCACCCACGAGCACCCCACCCAGGCGCTGCTCGACGCGTACACCATGCGTTCCCGGCTGGGCCGGCTGGCCGGCCTGTCGGTGACGGTGGTCGGCGACGTGCTGCACTCCCGGGTGGCCCGTTCCAACGTGCTGCTGCTGTCCACCCTCGGTGCCAAGGTCACCCTGGTCGGGCCGCCCACCCTCATTCCCGTCGACATCGCCGCCGCCCTCGCGCCGGACACCGGCGTCTGCTACGACCTCGACACGGTGCTGCCGTCCTCGGACGTGGTGATGATGCTGCGGGTGCAGCGGGAGCGGATGAACGACTCGTACTTCCCGTCGGCCCGCGAGTACGCCCGCCGCTACGGGCTCGACGGCCCGCGGATGCGCCGGCTTCCGGAGCACGCGATCGTCATGCACCCCGGCCCGATGAACCGGGGCATGGAGATCACGCCGGAGGTCGCCGACTCGCCCCGCTCCACCATCGTCGAACAGGTCACCAACGGGGTATCCGTCCGGATGGCCGTCCTCTACCTGCTGCTCGGGGGGAACAACCGGTGA